A part of Bosea sp. (in: a-proteobacteria) genomic DNA contains:
- a CDS encoding MerR family transcriptional regulator encodes MHEAYEMSSRDESGEAGTSGGEWSTIGDIARDFEVTLRTLRFYEARGLLSPRREGMNRFYSEQDRVRLSLILKGKKLGFTLTEIRAMVAQNAESKSGLKLTLPQIEEQLKLLRSQLCECQSAIEELEERRDVLLGPNKG; translated from the coding sequence ATGCACGAAGCTTACGAAATGTCATCTCGCGACGAATCCGGCGAAGCCGGAACCTCCGGTGGCGAATGGTCGACGATCGGCGATATTGCGCGCGATTTTGAAGTGACCTTGCGAACCCTGCGTTTTTACGAGGCGCGGGGCCTGCTGTCGCCACGCCGCGAAGGCATGAACCGCTTCTACTCGGAGCAGGATCGCGTCCGCCTCTCCCTCATCCTCAAGGGCAAGAAGCTTGGCTTCACGCTCACCGAGATCCGCGCCATGGTCGCGCAGAACGCGGAGAGCAAGTCCGGCCTGAAGCTGACGCTTCCCCAGATCGAGGAGCAGCTCAAGCTGCTGCGCAGCCAGCTTTGCGAATGCCAGTCCGCCATCGAGGAGCTTGAGGAGCGCCGCGACGTCCTGCTCGGCCCCAATAAGGGCTGA